A genomic segment from Bradysia coprophila strain Holo2 chromosome III, BU_Bcop_v1, whole genome shotgun sequence encodes:
- the LOC119074326 gene encoding outer dense fiber protein 3-like, producing MGVRPRKYKPFYPTTVGSNLHDPTFQKLPSYTVRPKPDPINKICSPGPAAYPADHALVGRKKHQKVSKTIYPADQAHIYSLRIKGKDFMIGKNPGPAAYPVEESSDRSPLQMLASIYPKDKGNVFTMRKKKDEKYFTVSPGPAIYPRETKRDDQINSIHPQDLSNKFSMVPRRESVLKVQSPGPAVYPNKNTGDISKIATIYPTETQLAPTFKRLYNTQDRQKRPAPNAYPVIAEKHDPKRFKIDFMKKMRVGRKAPAYSLGIRHTPRQQLLIMPDDEY from the exons atgggcGTACGACCAAGAAAATATAAACCGTTTTATCCGACCACTGTGGGATCAAATTTACATGATCCGACATTTCAAAAGCTTCCCTCGTACACAGTGCGTCCGAAACCTGATCCAATTaataaaatct GTTCACCTGGACCAGCAGCCTATCCTGCAGATCACGCACTAGTTGGACGAAAAAAGCATCAAAAGGTTTCTAAAACAATTTATCCAGCAGATCAGGCTCACATTTACAGTTTGCGTATCAAAGG GAAAGATTTTATGATTGGAAAAAATCCcg GACCAGCAGCGTATCCCGTCGAAGAGAGTAGTGACAGAAGTCCTCTGCAGATGTTGGCATCTATTTATCCGAAAGACAAAGGCAACGTGTTCACCATGAGGAAAAAGAA AGATGAAAAGTACTTCACAGTATCGCCAGGACCTGCGATTTATCCACGTGAAACCAAACGTGACGAccaaatcaattcaattcatccTCAAGATTTGTCAAACAAATTCTCTATGGTTCCTAGGAG AGAGTCAGTACTGAAAGTGCAATCACCGGGACCGGCAGTTTATCCGAATAAAAACACCGGCGATATAAGTAAAATTGCCACCATTTACCCAACGGAAACACAGCTAGCGCCGACATTCAAAAGGCTTTATAATACACAAGATCGACAAAAGCGTCCAGCTCCCAATGCATATCCTGTCATTGCAGAAAAGCACGATCCCAAGCGatttaaaatagattttatgaaaaagaTGAGAGTGGGCAGAAAGGCTCCAGCGTATTCTTTAGGAATACGACATACTCCCAGGCAACAGCTATTAATTATGCCCGATGATGAATATTAG